In Carya illinoinensis cultivar Pawnee chromosome 7, C.illinoinensisPawnee_v1, whole genome shotgun sequence, the following are encoded in one genomic region:
- the LOC122314763 gene encoding protein RESISTANCE TO PHYTOPHTHORA 1, chloroplastic codes for MNTLIPTSFGNIQISRFNFTIPILRNSLSHAYCRTKSFKLNSSHSDIDTRTVEDPKEETRADSNEASKASNPSAAAVEKDLKKVVQKTAATFAPRASTATKNPAVPGTALYTVFEVQGYVSMLLGGALSFNLIFPSNEPDIWRLMGMWSIWMFTIPSLRARDCSKNEKEALNYLFLVIPLLNVIIPFFWKSFAVVWSADIIAFFGMYAWKFGWLQRTD; via the exons ATGAACACCCTGATCCCAACGTCTTTCGGCAACATCCAGATTTCAAGGTTCAATTTCACAATTCCTATCCTCAGAAACAGCTTATCCCATGCTTACTGTCGCACCAAGAGCTTCAAACTAAATTCCAGTCACAGTGACATAGATACACGGACGGTAGAGGATCCCAAGGAAGAAACTCGAGCAGACTCCAATGAAGCAAGCAAAGCCTCCAATCCATCCGCCGCCGCTGTCGAAAAAGACCTCAAAAAG GTGGTTCAGAAAACTGCCGCAACCTTTGCACCAAGGGCTTCCACAGCTACCAAAAACCCTGCTGTTCCTGGAACTGCCTTGTATACTGTTTTTGAGGTTCAAGGCTATGTCTCAATGTTGTTGGGTGGAGCTCTGtcttttaatctcattttcccATCAAACGAACCGGACATATGGAGATTAATGGGAATGTGGTCCATTTGGATGTTCA CAATTCCTTCACTCCGGGCTCGAGACTGCTCAAAGAATGAGAAAGAAGCTCTTAACTATCTCTTTCTCGTCATTCCACTGCTCAATGTTATAATCCCATTCTTTTGGAAGTCCTTTGCAGTTGTCTGGTCTGCAGATATAATAGCCTTCTTTGGAATGTATGCATGGAAG TTTGGGTGGCTGCAAAGAACAGACTAG